tcctcttctgcACGTTTCTCTAGTAATGAACTTTCTAAGGAATTTAATCGgattttttgagaaaaacggagaaaaattaaaaatgtGCCAAGACACCAGCAACAGGCAAAGCAAAGGATAAACTTCCGGTGAACATGTTAGCACGGAAAAATTCATTGCTCTCTCTAACCGCGACAAATTACCTATCGTATTTTAACTTTCTTCAACAGCATTATGGAAAATGCATACCGGAGATTGCTCATACAGACCATAAAAACAACAGAAAGTCTTGTGAGGAAGATAAGCAAGCACGGTAGGTAAACCAGATATGCACATAAATTACCGCTGACTCTCCCCTAAAAGAACTATATTGATGGTCTGACATATAAGGCACCGCTGAAAAGCATGTACAATTTTAATGTCTTTGCATTTGCATAGTCAGTGTGGCGTGCATTCTCCACAGAATCTAACTAATCAAATGTATCGTGACTGGGTGTTGCATCATTTTCGcgaataaaaaatagaacACTGTAGAGTAGCGCAgcgctttttttttattgaggCCCTTTGCAGAACCAAGGCTGCAGTCTTTTCTCTGAAGATTAGCTTTgctaatataaacaaatcCGTTAAGTTCTTGGgaatttctttgaaggGGGGGAGGCGGAAATGTAGTGAGTTGTTTTTACTGtgatttgctttttctttcgcTCATGGcttattttcctttccttttcttcccACATTCAATAATGCAGCGTAAATATAGAACAAGATTACTTGTTTATACGAGATATACGGGCAGTGAATAAAGTGGTACTAGAACTAATTATCAAAAAGAGTAACTGTCATTCAACATTTCTGGCTCTAGACCCAATAGGACATAAACttttagatttttgaaaaatggctTGGCGCAGCACGGTAATACTAGTTGGTTTTTTAAGCCTACTTTCgccaataaaaaaaactacgAAACAGTTCTTACTTACCAATATCCCCTGCCACTACACTGTACTTTAGTGAACCCAACATCACGAATAAGAAACAATAAACAATAAACAATAAACAAGTGTTGCTTTAGCTCAACTTGCCCCTGAGAAATAACAGCGCAACTATCAACAATGAATGCATAGCATGGAGTAGAGTAAAAAAGCTTTGTTTTGGCCCCGCCTAGACAAGAGGCAGCTGCGCGAAATAAGAAATTATAAACTCTTGTTTTTCTATACTGCTCTCGCTcaacctttttttcccaCGCCTATTATCGGTTCAAGGGACAGCAGATCCGCTCTGCGCACTGGAGCAGAAACATTCCCAGTTCGGTTCCGACTAAAACCCGCCTTCCCACGCGAAATTCTGGGCCGTTCAAGGCAACTTATTAGTAAGAAGAGCAAGGGGAAGGTACATTAAAGCAAGAGAACCGTGCATGAATTTATAGACATTTTTCATGGGAGGTAGGGAATTTTCAGACTTTAAGTTACACCCCATAGGGGCAAACATACAGCAGTGGTTGTTATCTTTCATTCGCGCCAGGAAAAGCCGCTACCCACACTAAGTGACGTGTAATTGCCGTTCCCTTGTTTTGAAGCACACTGAAAGCTGAAGTGAtcataagaaaagaaaaaaataaatgctGAGAAGGGtttgcaaaaaaagaaaggttcctagtatatatatggaAGGCTTCGTTAGCTTAAACTTTCTACAGTCATGCATAcagcaatttttttagagCATTACTTCTTGAGTGGCAAAagcatttcttttttttttcagtataGGAAGTAATCACTGTAGAAATAAGTCAACAATAATTgcatagaaaaaaatgggtaCTAGCATAGTAAATCTAAACCAAAAGATTGAACTGCCCCCAATCCAGGTCTTATTCGAGTCACTTAACCgagaaaatgaaacaaaaCCCCACTTCGAGGAACGCAGGTTATATCAACCTAATCCTTCATTTGTTCCTAGAACAAATATAGCAGTTGGTAGCCCAGTTAACCCGGTTCCAGTATCATCCCctgtttttttcattggtCCTTCTCCACAGAGAAGCATTCAGAATCACAACGCTATTATGACTCAAAACATACGTCAGTATCCAGttatatataataataaccGAGAAGTTATATCTACGGGTGAGAGAAATTACATAATAACTGTAGGGGGGCCTCCGGTAACTTCTTCGCAGCCCGAGTATGAGCATATCTCAACTCCCAATTTCTATCAAGAGCAGAGACTGGCACAACCTCATCCGGTAAATGAGAGTATGATGATAGGTGGTTATACAAATCCTCAGCCTATTAGCATTTCCCGAGGTAAAATGCTATCCGGCAACATAAGTACGAACTCGGTCCGCGGATCTAATAATGGATATTCcgcaaaagaaaaaaaacataagGCACATGGTAAGAGGTCCAATTTACCAAAGGCCACCGTTTCAATTCTAAACAAATGGTTACATGAGCACGTAAACAACCCTTACCCAACCGTGcaggaaaaaagagaactGCTCGCGAAAACTGGTCTAACTAAACTTCAAATTTCCAATTGGTTCATTAATGCtaggagaagaaaaatattttctggCCAGAATGACGCAAATAatttcagaagaaaattcagtTCTTCTACAAATTTAGCTAAGTTCtgattttacttttttcGGAATTACCTAAAATGGGTTTACGGCATAGAAGATAGATAGATTAAGAGGTAGGTTGACTTTtcctttgaaatttgtaattttaataaaaattccaaaaaaaaaaaaaaaaaattcaaagtaAAAAGACAAACTTTGGTGAGAATCTTCGATTAACAAAATTACTCCTTAATATTCTtaaattggaaaatgatCATGGTTATCAgtgtattttcttttaccgTGTATATCAAGTTTTATACCCCGTATAGCTTCAATATACGCACTTTTCTCAGATCTTTTTCTGCCGTCATTcctttcttccttttctttcaactagaaaaagaaacgaaatCAGACCATATATCTAGTCGCCAAGCATTTTTCCCTTCTTGGATAGGAGGagcaaaagaaatactAACAGTTATTAAAATGCACCATGCCCTCTGTACATCATAAACCCACTTAcaggcttttttttcattctcgatcagaagagaaaaaaagaaaaatataactCGGCAGGCTGTACAACCTTATTGTTCTGCGTAGTTTACCTGGTACATAAACTTCAATCaggtgattttttttttgatgcaACAGATTATTTTGTAGGTGTATTTGTTCATTATGTTTGTATCTCTGTAGGCTCATGGATAATAGAAATTCTTCTCCTGGTACGTATTGGAGTATACCATAGGAATCAAATGCTGCCCGTCCCAGGATACTTTTTTGGAGATATGACAGTCTGAAAGGTGCAGAATAAGGCAAGTTTCTGGCAAACAAAAAGTGATAACAGTCTAAGTGTCTTGAAAATTGTTGTTACTCTTGCCATTGCGTCAGAAGAAAGGTGAGTTTTACTTCTATCCTATAGCGCAAGAAGGTACTCAATAGATTACAGTTCTTGTTGCAAGTTGGAGTATCCCATTAATTCAGGCCATTCGCCACGTTTTAAAACGAAGTtattaaaaagaatataattTTGGAATTCGAAACTTAATAAATACATGATGCTAGGTACACAGAAGACATCATTATTTATCCCCCTGAATTATGAGTCCACACAAGAGAATCAACAACTCTACATAATACCATAATTATTTTGCCTTTCACTCTTCAGAAAGTCGTTCTTTGATTCTGTTGTATCATCTGTCCTTTTGTTTGGGCGTCCACTGAATTTAATGGCAGCTTAGCTTTAACTTCATCGAATGGTTTAATACTTCACATCATCTTCTGAAAATCGCATTAATGGATTATACTGTTATTTAATTAGCAGCTGAAATTTTTGCTTCAAAAAGAGTAACAGTTGCAAGCAATTCTCTCAAAAGCTAAGAAGCCTTTGAGCCTTGGAAAGCAATGTTCATCTAAAAACACAAGAAAACCCTCAAAAAGAGTTATTGTGTGCAATAACACTAAATGGACCACAGatacatttttgaaaatgatacAATCCGTTTTTGCTTATAAGTACACTGAAATAAAACCTACCTGAGCTGGCGGCGCTACAAACACTCAATGTTTCTAACATATGGAACAAAGAGAAGACAGCAAATTACCTTGCTATAACTGTCAAGACGTTTTGGTAATACATGCTACTTGAAAACCCTCAAGAGTCGCTACAAACTTGCCTTTCCTTAATAAATAAAGGCAAGCGTTATCttcgttttcaatgaaGCGTCATATACATGATACTATTGGAATAAGAATTAGCTATCATCTATCGAATAGTGTTCATACCATTGACATATTGTTGTCGGAATGGAACTCTAAAATATCATCTGTTTATCGGCATTCGTGTTAGtagtatattatcacaTGCGGTGTAAGAAGATGACataaaaattgagaaacagtcatcaaatataatggaagctgaaatgcaaggattggtaatgtaataggataatgaaacataaTGAACGGAAGGAGaaataatcgtaatattattatgtagaaataccgattccattttgaggatttcCATATCCTCGAGAAGAACTTGTAGTAacataatattatagtCTTTATCAACAACGCAATCTCAACAATTATCAAGATTCACCTAACATtcaaatattatatatgaTGTAAAAATATGATATAAGGATTGCGAAATATATTTCAGATTTAATGAAGGTGATATGCAAGTATTGATCATTTAGAAGAATAACTAgggaatgaaaaaagagctaatactattattatataaaaataccGATTCCCCTTTTGCGGATTACTCTATCCATGAGGAGAATACCCTAGTATATTCTGCATGATTTTATAAACCAACTATTACAGTCTTtataaaaatgaagttCCAAAAACTTCTCATATTGGCCTAATTTCTCGCGAATATGATTGGTTATACGGTGTAAAAGTTTTTCCATATAGTAATTTACCTTTGTAATGgaatttttccaacaattattGTCCGATATAGTGTAACGGCTATCACATCACGCTTTCACCGTGGAGACCGGGGTTCGACTCCCCGTATCGGAGTTTTTTGTCGTAAGTTGAGAAAGTTTTTTCCAGTTAAGTTATTATGACGCATGCACATAGAAGGATCACCGAACAAAGTTGCAATTATTAGGCACcgaatgaagaaaatgagaaCCTAATTTCGCTTGGCAATAGTAAAATGTTTTATCTGCATCGAAAAAGTTATATAGATTTATGCCtcatatataaaatagaaTTTTAGAATAAGATAATCcttatttattttgcaGATCTAATAGAATCCATATATTCTTTAGTTGAAAGTATAGAGGTGCCTCCTAAAACCACCCTCATTCTGTTATTCATCGTTCCATTGAAATCATGGACTAGCCTTGCCTCCTCATAAGTTACACCGCCAATAACAAACAATATTACATCCTGAGGAATATCTTTGCTCTGCTGGTTTCCGATCACTCTATGGCCTTGAGTatctatttctttgaaaCGATCCCTGAATAACGCATTTTTAGAGAGATCTGTTAGTAATGACGAAATTTCCGGAATATGTTGCATATAGACGTTTTCAGCGGTGTTGCTCTTAGAATTCATTCTACTATTAAATCTTCTTGCTAGTTCGGTTAATATATCGTCCTTGTCATGGTTACTTTGAGTCATTTTATCCTGGCGGCTAAAAAGCGATTTAAATTTATGGAAAAAGTTGACGTCCTCTGGAGGAAGTTGTTGAGACAGAATCTCAACTAGTTGACGGATTTTGTCTGAGCTGGTTTGATTGTTTAAAGAATAAATACATGCAAGCTTTAACTTGTAATACTTATCAACTGCTTCATTTTGTAGCAATTTAATCAAATCGGagaaatcttcttcattggCATCGTGTGCTGATAGATTTTGTTCTATTTCACTAATTTCccatatattttttatcttcaactGTCTGTCTAATTCCCCCACTATAGCCATATGCTTTGCAACATTTCCAGATAATTTTCTAAACTCTGGATACTTCTCAATAAAGTTTTTAATATCCTCAATGGAATTTATTTGGCTGTTGGTTTGTGTCTTGTCTTTGTATGTAGTCACATATTGTTTTACTTTATCACCCAATTcaccaaaattcaaatacaTGGTATCCCTGAAGAAAGCATCTTGCTTTGATGATAAGGTGACCTTCTCCAGGTCTTTATCAATTCTAGGCACTTTCGATAAATCAACTATATTCCGCTTAATGCCTATATACTCATTGATCATTGATTGGTAGGTCCAAGGTTGAAGTAAAGGTGTTATAGGATCAGTATTACGATCTAAAATTAGTAACACAGGTGTCGAATCCATCACaggaaaatcaaaaaaagttctttcGTTTTTACCAATCTCATAGGAAACTTCTTTAGCCAATCTTTCACAAATTTTACTTGCTCCTTCATACCTGATATCTGGTTTTATCTTTAAGGATAAAAGCACAGAAACTAAGCTGTTGGTACATTTTGTTAGCCCCCCTTCGCTCCAAACCAATTTATTACTTAAAAATTCTCTTGGTTGCAAATCAAACGAAAATAAATCTTGGtttaatataaaaaagtCTTGGAATATTTCTTCCACCTTAGTAACAGCTTCCAAGTCGTCAGATTCAGCTAGCCGTTCTAATTGAGATTTAGAGACAATATTACTAAAGAATATTTGATACTCGCCGTACCGAGGATTTCTTAACTCACGCAGCAGATGTTGCAGTGTTTCCTCTGTGGGTTTAACGTAAACTAAGCACCTTAAATGCCTGGACACTTCACGTTGCTCATTTTCTATTCTTTCTACCAGATATATTTCATGCTTCAACAACTCACTTTGAGTGGCACATAAGGATATCGTAGGTGTGGTATTCTTATCCAACAGCAAAACCTTAATCCTTTGGTGTTCATTGACATTGGCTACGCTCAATTTCGATTGGGAAGTCAcaattttgtttatataaaAGTCAGCCACATCAAAAAGGttcatttctttgttctATACAGTAAAAGATGGCCTTAACTCAAAACCAAGTCACTGTACCTCTTCACTCCTTAATGTTACTCTGGGTACATTGCATATGAGCCAAGGCACTTCTATAAGTAAGTTCGAACGTTAACTAACTGTAATGACGTTACCCTTTCCTGAAATTGgcagaaacaaaaatgaacaTTTCTGGCAACTTTTCGCCATACAGTCAGTACTCGTTACGGACGCCCGGGAAACAAGTAGGAAACATATGAGAGGCCAAACAAGGGTAAGACCTTCTTTTCTGGTAATAGATATTACTTCATCGCACAAAGAAGTCTAATTCTGGCGTGTGATGACAAAAAGGTTTAACAAGACCTGTTTCAAAATGTTTGCATATGTTGATTACAGTATATATAATAGTACACAAACACCGGTAAcattttataatttttttgaattttttgtatACTTTTCCAACCAGTGGTGCGCTGGTGGCTCTTGAGATTACGTGAAAGGCACTGCACCATATTATCCCTTTGAAGTTTCTGgaactttgaaattatGGGCTCTTCCTTCTTCGTACACGCTGTTCAGTACTTTCTCAAAGAtagctttttctttcaggtggagatattttttgtaaagaatCAAGGCAGTATGGGCatcttcaattgaatcgTGATTTCCCTCTTGGATATTCATTCCTAACAACACATATGCCAGATAACGCAATGAAAGATATCTCTTTCCTTGTAGAAAATATATGGCAGTGTCGCGAATTTGGTTTCTTGGGACATTAATATTAATGTGTTTGAAGTCATTATTCAAACCATGACCAACAAATACGCATCCGAGCTGCATTAAAAGCCAGACTTTTCGATATACAACGTTTCTTCTCACAAGCCTTTTGGTACTCTTTTCAGGGTCCAAGTCACCAGGAAGAATCCCACTATATCTTGTCAAATAGTCTTCTATGTGGTTCGTGTTTACCACATAATCATCGACAAATGGTACTCCATACAGTTCTCCTTCTTCGCCTCTAATAATGGATATTCTGGCCAAAGCAGTTCTTTTAGGTCGAATAATACTTCTGATTCCTTGATGATCGATTTCACATAGTTCACTTTGTAATGAGACAAATTCGGCATCAATGGCAACCAAGGTTCCAGATTTAGGTGCCTCATCATGTGTTAATAACTTATATTCACGTCTTGCAGTATCTCTTATTCCGTTTGCGAAATAATCACGGAAAAGTATGTCATAGTTGATGGAATACGTATcaacagaaaagaaaggttTTCGTAATTCTTCCGCATCACAATATATGATAATTTCTGGTGTTTTCCAAGGGTATGTCATTTTAAGCGCCTCTTCCTCTGTTATCTCAACAACCAAATAATCATTAAACATGAGCCACTTGAAGCAATTCTCTTTTGgattatattttttgacatATGTTACTAGACGCGTCTCGTTATTGTTATCAGTGATTTTAGCCACGTAACCATTCAATTCGTATTTAAATATGTGGCTTGTGCCCTTCAATTCGGACGCCGTCGATCTTAGAACTGCCTTGTTTTTAATGATGCTTCCATAAAATTCACTAGTTAACCAGTTTTTCGACGACCTTATATTGGAAAATTCGGTATCTAATAGTGATAATTCTAATGACAACACTGAAGGTAAATTCTTGACAGTACACTCCTGGGTGATAGTTTCGGTTTTGCCGCAGGTTGGGCAAATACTGTTCTTTTGGGTTACATTTTTCATGGCATATTCAATATAAGGCAAAATATTCTGTCCAttgcttttcttgttcaattgTTTGATTACGGTTTTGTTGATTCCTGATATTGATAAGGAGGGTAGAAGTTTGACGGTAGTGTCGTAGTGATCACAGCTACACTCTGTTCGTATTTCCGTTTCCAAACCAAAGCATTGATTTAGGGTGATATTATGGTTGACTGTCTGCGCTTCCTCTTTAATAAGTTGCGAGAGCAGGAATCtgttaaatttttgagGCATATTGCGTTTAATACTTTCAGA
This sequence is a window from Saccharomyces cerevisiae S288C chromosome VII, complete sequence. Protein-coding genes within it:
- the VPS45 gene encoding Vps45p (Protein of the Sec1p/Munc-18 family; essential for vacuolar protein sorting; required for the function of Pep12p and the early endosome/late Golgi SNARE Tlg2p; essential for fusion of Golgi-derived vesicles with the prevacuolar compartment; mutation in human VPS45 is associated with congenital neutropenia and primary myelofibrosis of infancy); its protein translation is MNLFDVADFYINKIVTSQSKLSVANVNEHQRIKVLLLDKNTTPTISLCATQSELLKHEIYLVERIENEQREVSRHLRCLVYVKPTEETLQHLLRELRNPRYGEYQIFFSNIVSKSQLERLAESDDLEAVTKVEEIFQDFFILNQDLFSFDLQPREFLSNKLVWSEGGLTKCTNSLVSVLLSLKIKPDIRYEGASKICERLAKEVSYEIGKNERTFFDFPVMDSTPVLLILDRNTDPITPLLQPWTYQSMINEYIGIKRNIVDLSKVPRIDKDLEKVTLSSKQDAFFRDTMYLNFGELGDKVKQYVTTYKDKTQTNSQINSIEDIKNFIEKYPEFRKLSGNVAKHMAIVGELDRQLKIKNIWEISEIEQNLSAHDANEEDFSDLIKLLQNEAVDKYYKLKLACIYSLNNQTSSDKIRQLVEILSQQLPPEDVNFFHKFKSLFSRQDKMTQSNHDKDDILTELARRFNSRMNSKSNTAENVYMQHIPEISSLLTDLSKNALFRDRFKEIDTQGHRVIGNQQSKDIPQDVILFVIGGVTYEEARLVHDFNGTMNNRMRVVLGGTSILSTKEYMDSIRSAK
- the TOS8 gene encoding Tos8p (Homeodomain-containing protein and putative transcription factor; found associated with chromatin; target of SBF transcription factor; induced during meiosis and under cell-damaging conditions; TOS8 has a paralog, CUP9, that arose from the whole genome duplication), whose translation is MGTSIVNLNQKIELPPIQVLFESLNRENETKPHFEERRLYQPNPSFVPRTNIAVGSPVNPVPVSSPVFFIGPSPQRSIQNHNAIMTQNIRQYPVIYNNNREVISTGERNYIITVGGPPVTSSQPEYEHISTPNFYQEQRLAQPHPVNESMMIGGYTNPQPISISRGKMLSGNISTNSVRGSNNGYSAKEKKHKAHGKRSNLPKATVSILNKWLHEHVNNPYPTVQEKRELLAKTGLTKLQISNWFINARRRKIFSGQNDANNFRRKFSSSTNLAKF